Sequence from the Exiguobacterium aurantiacum genome:
GGTATGGTGCGAGCGTGTCGCTGGCGTCGCGTGTTTCCGCGTACGTCCGTGTGAAATCTTGAGCCATATCATTTCCCCCTTTGACTTGCGTGTCATGCTGACAAAAGCGTAGCAATCGCCTTTGCACGTGTCAATATGAAGGGACGCATCGCCATAAGAAAAGGCCGCCTTTGGGCGACCCGAATTCCTATTTGATTTTGCGGACGTTCTCTTTGCGTAACAGGCTGAACAGCGTGTACACCATCAAGAGTAAGATGACGGTGAACGGGAGAGCGGAAATCAGTGAAGCGGTCTGCAACCCTTCAAGCCCACTCGCGATTAGTAGAACGGCAGCAATCCCGCCGAGCAAGATACCCCAGACGATCCGGACGGTGAGCGGTGGGTTCAAACTCCCGTTCGTCGTCATGCTGCTAATGATGTACGTCGCTGAATCGGCTGACGTGATCAAAAAGGTGAGAATCAACAAAATCGACAAGGTCGATAAAATGAAACTAAACGGCAGTTCGGCGAACGTGACGAACAAGGCGCTCGTCACATCGGCATCGACCGCTTGTGCGATTGATGTCCCCTCGAATAAGTCGAGGTGAAGGGCCGTTCCGCCGAACACGGCGATCCACATGAGCGCGATGAATGGCGGTACGACGAGAACGCCGACGATAAATTCCCGAATCGTTCGGCCACGCGAGACGCGGGCGACGAACGCACCGACGAACGGCGACCAGGCGATGGCCCAGGCCCAGTAGAAGATGGTCCAATCGCGCACCCACGTTCCTTGTTGGTACGGTTGCAACCGGAGGCTGTAGCGGATAAAGTTCTGTAAGTAATCCCCTAACCCGAGCGTGAACGTCTCTAAAATAAAGATGGTCGGGCCGGCGAAGAACACGAACACCATCAACACGAGCGCGGTTCCAAGATTGATGTTACTGAGCCATTTGATGCCACGGTCGAGACCGGTCGTCGTCGAAGTCAAAAACAAGACGGTCAGGACGACGATAATCAACACTTGGACGAGCGCCGTGTTCGGCAACCCGAAGACACTGTTCAATCCGCCATTGATTTGGAGCACACCGAGACCGAGTGAAGTGGCGACACCCATGACGGTCGCAATGACGGCTAAAATATCAATCGTTTGATTGAGAGGCTGTTTGTAAGGACGGTCTTTGATGAGCGGAGACAGACTCGTCGAGATGAGGCCGTCCGCATTTCGACGAAATTGGAAATATGCGATAATCAAGCCGACGATGGCGAAGACGGACCATTGGCTGACGCCCCAATGGAAGAACGAATAGGCCATGGCCAGTCGAGCCCCTTCGACGGTCAGTTCGGTCGTATCCGCATAGGGAGGGGTGATAAAATGGCTCATCGGTTCGGCAACGCCCCAAAAGACGAGTCCGACTCCGAAGCCAGCGGAGAACAGCATCCCGATCCAAGTGAAGAATGGATATTGCGGACGATCCTGATCCGTCCCGAGCCGTATCTTCCCGTATTTACTGAACGCGAGAAAGACGAGGAAGACGACGAACAAGAAGACGGCGAGTAAGTAAAACCAACCGAACGAACGGGTCGTGAAGTTAAAGATGTTTCCGGCGATCGTCGCGAACAATGTCGGACGAATCGCACCGAAAAGGACGAGGAGAGCGATGAGACTCGCCGAAATGTAGAACACGCGATTCAAGCGTGGCTTTTCAGGTGAAGTGTTCATAAGGACTCCTTTCCAAACGCACAAATTATTATTTAGGACTAATAAATATTTCCCTATTTGTTGGAAAGGAAAACGCCTATATGCCGGAATGATATCATGCGCGCGTTGAGATGCATGAATTCGGGGAATGGAATGATGAGAGACGAGCTTGAAAGGAGATTGGAAACATGAAATTGATAGCCATCGATTTAGACGGGACGTTATTGTCTCGAACGGGTGTCATCACAGAAACGAACCAAGCCGCGATCCGGCGTCGCCAAGCCGAGGGAGATTTGGTCGCCATCTCTTCGGGACGGTCGATTCATGATATCGAAGAATTGCTGCGACGGAGCGGGTTGACTTGTCCGATCTTGTCCGGGAACGGGGCGATCGCTTTCTATGAGAATGAGCGCATCTATTATCACGCGCTCCCGAAAGACGTCGTACAGGAGTTATGGGACGTGGCCCATGAGCACGGGGCGTATGTTGAATTTTATACGAACGCCGGGGTGAAAGTGCTCCGTTCGGGCACCGATTTACTGAAGGGCGAGCTGGATGAGGTGTTGCCACACGACCAATCGTTCACGCGGGAATGGGGCGAGCGGGAAATTGAAATTCAAAACGAGCAGTTCGGACTGACATACGTCGATGCAATCGAGGAAATCGATTTCGAGGCCGATGAAGTGTACAAAGTCTTCGTCTATTCGTTCGACCGACGCAAATTGCACGAACTCCGGAAGCTGTATGAGCCCCGGACCGATATTTTGATCACGACGGCAGGGTGGACAAAAATCGAGATTGGCCATCCGAACGCGAGCAAAGGGATGGCCTTGACACAGTTGGCGGAACACCATGGGATTCCACAGGCAGACGTCGTGGCCATCGGAGACAATCTAAACGACATCTCGATGTTCGAAGTGGCGGAAACGAGGATCGCGATGGGGAACGCCGTCGATCCGTTGAAAGACATCAGCACTCATATCACGAAGGATGTCGAGGCCGATGGCGTCGCCTATGCGCTCGACCATTATATCGACGACTAAAGTTTGGAGAAATGGTGAACAGGGATTCGATGACACGTAAAACGGTTAATGTATTAGTGTAGTCCTCATTCAACGTGTTGAGCTGAAAGGGGGCAACGGATGAAACGAAGATTCAATCGTTGTTTGACTGAGGCCGGCTCGGTGAAACGAGAGACAAGTTGGTTGAAAGACCGGCTGACTAGGTGATCTCCTATTTCAAACGGTCGTCCACCTGACCTCGCGCGAGAGGTGAGGGGCAGACAAAAAGGATATGTGGGAGATGAGACGTCTAGGAAGTTCGGTGTTTCAAAACAGGTGGGCATGATGAGGTTCAAGATGGATTTCAATCTTATTATGTCGAAACGCAGTTATGGCCATCCCGGAGGCAACGTCTCTGTGCAGGGCCAGATTGATGTTCAGACGAACGAACGCACCGAAATCACGTTCTGAACCGCGTCCATTTTCTAGCACGTATCGATTTACTCCATGGGACGGTCGGCCGGGAGATTTCTCGGTCGGGTGAAAGTCCGCTCTACTAGAAACGCTCACCGTTAAGCGCCACATACGTGGCGCTTTTTCTTATGGGGCGAACGTGGCGACCCGGGCCGGCTGTTTGCCATCCGCTTGTTCGAACTTCACGCGATGGCCGTCCGCAGCTTGTTCGACCTGAAATGTATAGGCAGCGTCAGGCTCGTCTTCGAACGTCAAATCATAAACGTAACCGCTTAAGGAGAGGGTCCCATCAATCGAATAGGTGTCCGTCGAAATGTTATAATGAGTCGCAAGGTGTTGCTCTAATGCACGTTCGCGTTCCTCGATTTCAGTCGAGTAGCGAACGTAGAGGAAGGTGGCGAGCGTGATTGTGACGACGAGGGTGGTTCGGAAAATCGTCTCCCAGTTTCGTTTTGGCATGAGCGCATCTCCTTTCGATACAAAGTTAAGAATGTCAGAATATTTTACGAAAAATTCTGACAAATTACAAGGTGAAATAGTGAGGAGTGACGATATGCCGAAAATATACTGGCTCGGGACGTTCGTGAGCGGATTGATTCTCATGACGATGGGGGAAACGGGCGCTGTCCCCCGTGTCGTTCCCTATTTTTTGATGGCGCTTGGGGTGACGGGTTTTCTCGTCCAAGCTTGGTTCGAACAAAAACGACGCCGCTAAGCGGACGCCGTTTTTTTTGGTTACATCGATTCAAGCAGTTGGTTCAACAACGTGTCGATGTCTGCTTGGAGCGCATCGGCTTGTTGCTGCAATATCATTAATTTTTCTACATCGTTCGTCTCATTCATCTGGTGCAGGAGTGATCGATGTGATGCTTCGAGCTCGGTCAGGCGGGCTTCATCCGCCGCTATGTCTCGGACATGTACCGTCGTCACAGCCGCTTCTGTTGATTTCGTTTTCCTCGGTACCGCCACAATTGCTTCCGGTTCGCGCTGACGTTTTTCAAGTGCATACGTTACATTTCCCGGGAAACGTGACGCTGTCCCGTCGAGCCAATACGTGATCGGGAACAGCTTGTTCAAGAAGTAGCGATCGTGTGAGACGGCTACGAGTGTGCCGGTAAAGCGGTCGAGTGCATCCTCGAGTGCCTCACGTGCTTCGATGTCGAGATGGTTCGTCGGTTCGTCTAACACGAGCACGTTGATGTCCTCGTGCATGAGGATAGCAAGCATAAGGCGCATCTTCTCGCCGCCGCTCAAATCTTTGACCGGTTTGAAGACGCTCGCGCCATAGAAGAGGAATTGGGCTAGCAGTTGACGAGCTTTCCCTTCATCGACGGCGATGCGATCGCGGAACGCCTCGATGAGCCGGTAAGAGTCATCGAAGTCGATGTGTTGGGATAAGTAGCCGATTTGGGCCCGTTCCGCTCGTCGCACAGTGCCCGAGGTCGGTTCGAGGTGACCGAGCAATACTTTCAACAAGGTCGATTTGCCGCTCCCATTTGGACCGACGATGGCGATGCGTTCGCCATGACCGGCGTAGAACGAGACGTTTTCGAAGACTGTCCGGTCGTAAGTGACCGTCACATCGATTGCTTCGAACACATCGCGTCCGGTCCGCCCCTGAGCCGTGAACTGAATGTCCGGTTGCACGGCCTCGAGTCGTGGTTTTTTGATCGTCTCGATGCGGGTGAGTGCTTTCTCCATCGACTTGGCACGCCGATAAAATTTCTCGTTCGGTGGATTGCCTTCGTTGGCCCACTGTCTTAGCTGGCGAATCGTTTCCTTCATCTTCTTGATCTTCTTCTGTTGCTCCGTGTAGGCGTGGAACTGATCGAGCAACCGCTTTTCTTTTTGGGCGACGAATGCGCTATAGTTGCCATCGAAACTAGCCAACTCCCCATCCTCACATTCGACGATGCGCGTGGCGACGGCATCGAGAAACACACGGTCATGCGAGACGAGGAGGAGCGTGGACGGACTGTCACGAAGGAACGACTCGAGCCAAGTCATCGCTTCTAAATCGAGATGGTTCGTCGGTTCATCTAAGATGAGCAGTTCTGGTTCTTGAAGCAACGCCAAGGCGAGCCCGACTTTTGTCCGTTCGCCACCGCTTAGTGTATCAAACGGTCTGTCGACGAAGCGGGTCAGGCGTAGCCCATCGATCATCGAATTCACTTTCGAATCGATGGCATACCCGCCACCGTTTTCATAGCGCATCTGCAGGGCGCCGTATGTCTCTAGAAGCGCTTCGATGTCGTCACTTGAAATCATCTGTTCCTCGAGTCGTCGCATCTCGTCACCGAGTCTCGTTAACTCGGCGAACGCCGTATAGAGCACGTCTCGACCTGATTTATCGGGATGGGCGGGAATCTGAGCCAAATAGCCGATCGTCAGCCGTTGTTTTCGATAGATTGTTCCTTCATCTGGGGACTCGGTACCGACGATGAGGCGCAGGAGCGTTGTCTTGCCGCTCCCGTTCCGTCCGACGAGCCCGATTCGCTCGCCGGCGTTCACGTGAAGATTGGCATCGGTCAAGACGGCGTGGCCGCCAAATTGTTTTTGAATGTGTTGTAACTCGATGAACATGGATGGTTCCTCCTATAGGTAGAGGCCTATCAAAAAAGCCGAGCGCAAAGAAGCGCTCGGCAAGAAAGAGAGGCGCTTTGTCGTATTTCAGCAATGTCTAAAAAAGGACAGACGGGTCCTATAGTTACGCGACATCGTGAAAAATCGCACGCAAAATGTACAAATGTTCTGTTGACCAATGCGTACGTCCGACAAAGTTCACCTTTCTCCCTCCTTTCAATCATCATTACGATAATTGTAAGCGATTTCGGTCGGTTCGACAACTGGAGAGACAGGAATTTTAATAAACGGTGTCGTATTGTTTAGGCATCAGGGAGGAGGGACGCTATGCGCAAGGAATGGCTCGGTGCCATCAGTTTAACGCTCGCCGCCAGTATTTGGGGCGGGATGTACGTCGTCAGTAAATATGCGCTCGGCTATATCGAACCGTTCACGCTCGTCTGGATGCGCTACGCCGTCGCTTTTGTCGTTTTGTTCGTGATGTGGGGGGCGTTCGGACGCGAGCGGATCGGCCGAAGCGACTGGAAATGGATTGCGCTCGTCGGCGTCATCGGTTACGTCGCCTCGATTTCGTTCCAGTTCATCGGCACGAAACTGTCCGACGCTCATACGGGATCACTCGTCACAGCGGCGACACCGGCGTTCATGGTGATCTTTGCCCGAGTCATCTTGAAAGAGCGGCTCACACCTGTCAAAATCGGGTCACTCCTGTTGGCGACAACCGGGGTCATCATCGTCGTCGGCTGGCACGTCGAAGGCACGTATTTCATCGGTAGCCTCGTTTTGGTCGGTGCTGCCATCACGTGGGCGCTCATGTCCATCTATGTAAAAATCGCTTCCGAGACGATGTCGTCATTGACGATCACGACGTTCGCCATCGGCATCGCCTTCGTGTTGATGACGCCGCTCATGGGGATGGAAGTGGTCGCGTCTGGTCTTCCGAATATGACCATGGTGCTTTGGCTCAGCGTGTTATACGTCGGCATCATCTCGACAGCCGGGGCGTTCTTCTTTTGGAACAAAGGGCTCGAGCTCATGGATGCGAGCGTCGGTTCGCTGTTCTTCTTTTTCCAACCGCTCGTCGGAGGCTATCTCGGCTGGCTCGTCCTCGACGAACGGCTCGACCGCAACTTCTTTATCGGTGCCGCCTGCATCGTCACGGCCGTCACGTGGTCGACACTCGCCGAACGGCGGCAAAAACGGATAAGTGACGCAAGACTCGCCTCAGAACGGCATATCCTATAAGTGAAGACGGTCGACCCGATAAGGGCCGACCGTCTTTTCAAAATCCATGATGATCGAGTTTGTCTTCGTCGCGCTTCATCTCGAGCTCGAGCCGCTGGATGGCGAGCTTTTCTTGTTCGACTTTTAACCTCAGCTCCTCGATACGTGCCTTTTGTGTCTTGTTGAACGTGTCCGCGGCGATGGACACGACGACGATGACCATAATGTAGAAAAAGAAATCCATTTGTTTTCCTCCTCTTAGCGTAAGCTGAACAAATCTGTCACCATCTGTTGCGTGATGAGCGCCTCACGCCCATCGGTCATGATCGGTGTATCTTCGGTCAATGCCGAGATAAAGTGGTCGATCGCCCCTTGGAACCCGCGTTGGGTCAAGAGCGTGTCCCATGACCCGAACGTCTTCGTCGAATGAGCGCCGTGTTCGAAACGATGAAGCGTCACCATCTCGTCGACCGTCACGCGAAGGCCGTCGTTGATTGCGACGAGTCCTTCATGATTGACACCCGCTTTGCGGTGCATCGACGTCGTATGAAGACCGTGTTCATCTTGCCAGACGTGGCGGGCGAAATGGAGCCCGTTCGTCTCGGCCGTCTCGATATGCCCGGTCACGAGGTGCAAGTCGCTTCCAGCAAAATAACGTAGCGTGTCGACGACGTGCAAATAGTCATCGAGCAACGTGAACTGATAGTCATGGCCGCGCAACCCGTCCCCGCGGTGCTTGACGAAGTCGAGCGTGTGGAACGGGGCTGCTTCTTTCACGTGCTGATACATCGGGGCAAAGCGACGATTGAAGCCGACCATGAGCTTTCGGCTCGTCTGCTCGGACAGCTCGACGAGACGTTCCGCTTGTTCGATTGTCGCGGCGAGCGGTTTGTCGACATACACATCGACACCGTGTGCGAGCAGATAAGAGACGACGTCGAAATGCGTCTCGGTCGAACTGTGGACGAACGCCGCATCGACGGACGCCGCGAGCTCGGGAAGTCCTGTGAACGACTCCATCCGATGGGCCCGACAAATCGCGTCGCGTTTGGTGACGGTCGGAGAATAGGCACCGATCAGTTCGAACGATGTGCTGTTCGATAAAATCGGTAAGTACGCTTTCTGAGCGATGCCGCCGAGACCGACGACACCAATTTTAGGCTGACGCATATGTACCACTCCTTTTCTATCATCATAACGAAAAAAGAACCGAATGACACGCACACGTGGTGCGTCAAGTCATTCGGTTCTTGCTTATAGACTGGCAATGAGGACGATGTCGCCTTCGGGCGCCGTGTTACCGCGTTCGGGTTCTTTCGTGACAGCGACGGTATCCCAGTCCGTCTCCGATTCAGTCGAATCGAGTGTATAGATGACGGTCCCGTTGCCTTTAGCATCCGTCACGAACGCCCCGGTCGGAATCGGGGAGTCGTCTTTGATGAGCCAAACTTGATATACCTCGTTCGCTTCGAGCGCATCGAGTCCGTTCGTTTGGACGATAAGCTGACGCTCACCGTCCTGTTCGGCCAGATAAGCCACGCCTTCCGAGTCGCCTTCGAGCGGTACCGTCTCGGTCAAGGCGATGCCGCTCGGGTCATCTTGGTTCAATAGCAGGTAGCCGTTCCCGACCAAGGAGAGCATGAGTGCGGCTGCGAGCGCGAGCGCTCCCCATGGCGTCTTCTGGTTCTTCTTCGTGGCAGTGAACGGTGTGATCGGGGTCGGTTCGTCTAGTTTCGACTCTGTCTCCGTATCGTCTTCAGCGAACACGTTGTCGAGGATGCGCGCCTTCATCCCGCTCGGTGGTTCAGCCGGTTCAGAGAGGAACGCGACGCCGCCGACGAGGGCCTCGAGTTGTTCGAGCTCTTCTTGACACGTTTGACATGTCGCGAGATGCGCTTCAAACTGGATGCGTTCGTCTTCCGTCAAATGCTGGTTGAAATAATCAATTAATTGGTCACAAGCGTTCATCGTTCCACCTCCTTATCGATTAAATCATGGGATAGATGCCTTCGTAACTGTTTCAACGCTAATCGAATCCTTCCTTTTACGGTACCGAGCGGGATGCCACACGCATCGGCAATCTTTTGTTGGCTGAGCCCTTGGAAATACATGAGACGGACGACTTGTTGTTGCTCGACCGGAAGCTCGGCCATCGCCGTCTCGATTTGCGTCCGCTCTTCTTGCCACTCGACCTCGGTCTCGACGGACGGAGCCGGGGAAGGGATGGCTTCAGCGTAAGACTCGTCTAGTTGTAGGTCAGGTTTTCGTTTGCGAATCAAGTCGATCGTGACGTGACGGCTCATCGTGAACAGCCACGATTTGAATTTTCCTTTTGAGTCATCATACACACCGCCACCGCGCCATAGTTTGATGAATACTTCCTGCATCGCTTCTTCGGCGAGATCGCGGTCTTTCGTCAACTGCATGACGAAAGCATACAGGATGCGTTCGTAGCGGTCATAAAGTGCCTCGAGCGCTTGTTTGTCTTTTTGCCTGACACGCTCGTACAATTCAATATCAGTCATGGCTGTCTCCTTTATACGTAAGGGAATCCCTTGTATTGATCTAACGGATGAAACCGTGAAATGGATGCCTATTTGAGGTGACTATTTTGTGAACGGTCGTTATGTAGTCCCGTGCTTAACGGGAGCATGTCGACGTCGCGTCGCCGAGACGGCGGAAGAGTTTCAAATTCAAGGCACTGAGCAATCGATACGTCACGTAACTGAGTAGCGTCGCCGTGAGGAGCGTGACGAGAAGTGCGGGTCCGTTCGAGAGCCATTGTTGCCAGACCGGATACGTCCGCACGCCGAACAAAAAGGCGAAGACTAGCCCGAACCCGATGAGCATTCCGCTATACTGACAATAGTAACGGCTTAATCGGTTTTTCATCATGTCACGTCCTTTCTCTCTTTTACTATACGAGATGGGGTATGACGACACAAGGAGGATGACTATGAAACGATTTATCGAGGAGGGGCGGACGCTCATCTGTTTTGATTTCGACGAGACGTACTTCCCGCATGCTTGCTCCGCGAAGCAGTTGAAGCATTTGCAGCAACTCGAAGATTTTCTCGAGAATCATTCACATCGTCTGTCGACGATGTGGGTGACGGGGAGTTCGCTCGAGACGATTATAGAGAAAGTGAAGCGGGCCGAGATGCGGTACTTCCCGCATAGGATCGCGGCAAGTCTCGGCACGGAACTTTATCAAGTGACGGCGACGGGGCAATTGGAGCTTGATCCCGGTTATTCGTCACGATTCCCGCACGATTTTTCGGGCCGTGTCGACCATGTCGTCGACAGACTAGGGCGAACGCTTGCGATTGAACCGCAAGCGAATCTCGGGACGAGTGCTTGGATGCACAATTACTATTATTATGGCGAATCGGAGGCCGAACTCGCGCTCATTCGTTCAGCCGCAAGTGACTTTGGAATCGCCGTCAACGTCAGTCGGTGCAATCCGCTCGCCGGAGACCCGGATGGCGCCTACGATATCGATTTTATCCCACAAGGAGCGGGGAAAATCGCTGCGGTCGACTACGTGTGCGACCGATATGCGTTTCAGACCGAGCACGCCTATGCGTTCGGTGACAGTGGGAACGATTTAGGGATGTTAAGACATGTCGGCAACGGCTATGTACTTGGCAACGGGACGGAAGAAGCCAAACGAGAACATGGTCGTGTCACCGAAGGCATGTATGCGGATGGGATTCTAGAAGTGTTACATCGAGCGATGCGATAGACGAACTTAAGCGCTGGCGACTAAGCGTAGCGCAGCGGCCTCCACCCGCTCGAATAAATGGGTTTTCAGCCGGTGGGTCGTCAAATCGAGTGGTAGACGCCGTTTCCAGAGATCAGTGAACACCTCGGATAGGACGGCCTCGGCCAAGTCGGCTCGCGTCGTCAAACGGAGGGCGAGCGAATATAAGATGCGCTCATAGCGTTCGTAAAGCAGTTCGAGCGCGGAAGTGTCGCGGTTTAACAATCGTGCGTATAAATCGTGATCGGATATGAATGACATGGTGAACTCCTTTAGGAATGAGACTGTCTCGTGGTTTGACTAGCGGGCAAATGACGTAACCTTCTTATTTCACTTATAGCGTGAACGTAAACGGTTACTTGCTGATTCGAGCACATTCAAAAAACACCCGAGGTCCGCGTCTAGCGGCCAGGCGGGTGTTTTTGGGTTAAAACGACGTATAACAGTGTGGGCATGTCTGGGTGTTCCCAGCGGACCGTTTGAACGTTTTTTTACAGTTCGGACAAGTGACGGTCTCACTTTCTGTCCCGAAGAGACTACCACGGTTAAATAAGACATTCCGTAAATTCGGCAAGGCCTTGGCGGCAAAAATCATGGAGATGAATAAAACGACGGCCAAAACGGCCAACATGACATAGGTCATAACGGGCGTACCCCTTTCGTGAAACATTCATTTCTTCTAGCATACGGGAAATTGTTCAAACGTACACCTCTAGACTGGATTAGCGAACAAATGTTCGTTATAATAAAGGTAACAAAGGAGGGGGATAGGATGAGGCAAGAAGTCATGCGTTGGATGCGAAATGGACGAGTCGTGGAAATGGTGTATATGGATCGGAATGGGGTCATTTCAAAGCGACGCGTCAAACTGATGAAGTTGCAAGGCGATCGACTCGTCGGCTGGGACGTGAAAAAGCAGGCTCGTCGCACGTTTTGTATGGATCGTGTCCTCGCCTGTCTCCCGACGATCGAACGTGCCACCGGACGAGAGGAGGAAATTGGATGACACCACTTCCGAAATGTTCGGCACCGGCCGAGCGGGCGCTCCAGGCCGCCTATATCGATACACTCGAACAGTTGGCCACCTATACGAAGCAAGAAATCGCGGCGCTTCACGGCGTCGGACCGAGTGTGTTGCTGGTTTTGGAATCTGCCCTCCATGAGCAAGGACTTCGGTTCACCGATAGCGAAAAAAATTCCTAGTCCCGTCCTGGACCAGGAATTTTTTGGTTGGGCGATTGTATTGCACGTAAAAAGGGAAGTAATATATTTGTCATCTCCATTACAGCCTAATATCTAGTACCATGACGATAAGGTTTGCGAACCTAGCGACACCCATGAGAAAGGAAGTACACAGCATGAGGACGAAACGTTTATCCGCCATTCTAGAAAATGAGATGGATGACATCGAACGCGATCCATGGGTGACCGGAATTGAGACAGATTCCAGAAAGGTCAGTCCAGGGAATTTATTTATCTGTATCCGTGGTTATACGGTGGACGGACATGAATTCGCTGAGGACGCCGTCTCCAAAGGAGCGGTTGCTGTCATCTCGGAATACCCGCTTGAC
This genomic interval carries:
- a CDS encoding BCCT family transporter, with the translated sequence MNTSPEKPRLNRVFYISASLIALLVLFGAIRPTLFATIAGNIFNFTTRSFGWFYLLAVFLFVVFLVFLAFSKYGKIRLGTDQDRPQYPFFTWIGMLFSAGFGVGLVFWGVAEPMSHFITPPYADTTELTVEGARLAMAYSFFHWGVSQWSVFAIVGLIIAYFQFRRNADGLISTSLSPLIKDRPYKQPLNQTIDILAVIATVMGVATSLGLGVLQINGGLNSVFGLPNTALVQVLIIVVLTVLFLTSTTTGLDRGIKWLSNINLGTALVLMVFVFFAGPTIFILETFTLGLGDYLQNFIRYSLRLQPYQQGTWVRDWTIFYWAWAIAWSPFVGAFVARVSRGRTIREFIVGVLVVPPFIALMWIAVFGGTALHLDLFEGTSIAQAVDADVTSALFVTFAELPFSFILSTLSILLILTFLITSADSATYIISSMTTNGSLNPPLTVRIVWGILLGGIAAVLLIASGLEGLQTASLISALPFTVILLLMVYTLFSLLRKENVRKIK
- a CDS encoding HAD family hydrolase, producing the protein MKLIAIDLDGTLLSRTGVITETNQAAIRRRQAEGDLVAISSGRSIHDIEELLRRSGLTCPILSGNGAIAFYENERIYYHALPKDVVQELWDVAHEHGAYVEFYTNAGVKVLRSGTDLLKGELDEVLPHDQSFTREWGEREIEIQNEQFGLTYVDAIEEIDFEADEVYKVFVYSFDRRKLHELRKLYEPRTDILITTAGWTKIEIGHPNASKGMALTQLAEHHGIPQADVVAIGDNLNDISMFEVAETRIAMGNAVDPLKDISTHITKDVEADGVAYALDHYIDD
- the abc-f gene encoding ribosomal protection-like ABC-F family protein, encoding MFIELQHIQKQFGGHAVLTDANLHVNAGERIGLVGRNGSGKTTLLRLIVGTESPDEGTIYRKQRLTIGYLAQIPAHPDKSGRDVLYTAFAELTRLGDEMRRLEEQMISSDDIEALLETYGALQMRYENGGGYAIDSKVNSMIDGLRLTRFVDRPFDTLSGGERTKVGLALALLQEPELLILDEPTNHLDLEAMTWLESFLRDSPSTLLLVSHDRVFLDAVATRIVECEDGELASFDGNYSAFVAQKEKRLLDQFHAYTEQQKKIKKMKETIRQLRQWANEGNPPNEKFYRRAKSMEKALTRIETIKKPRLEAVQPDIQFTAQGRTGRDVFEAIDVTVTYDRTVFENVSFYAGHGERIAIVGPNGSGKSTLLKVLLGHLEPTSGTVRRAERAQIGYLSQHIDFDDSYRLIEAFRDRIAVDEGKARQLLAQFLFYGASVFKPVKDLSGGEKMRLMLAILMHEDINVLVLDEPTNHLDIEAREALEDALDRFTGTLVAVSHDRYFLNKLFPITYWLDGTASRFPGNVTYALEKRQREPEAIVAVPRKTKSTEAAVTTVHVRDIAADEARLTELEASHRSLLHQMNETNDVEKLMILQQQADALQADIDTLLNQLLESM
- a CDS encoding DMT family transporter, which translates into the protein MRKEWLGAISLTLAASIWGGMYVVSKYALGYIEPFTLVWMRYAVAFVVLFVMWGAFGRERIGRSDWKWIALVGVIGYVASISFQFIGTKLSDAHTGSLVTAATPAFMVIFARVILKERLTPVKIGSLLLATTGVIIVVGWHVEGTYFIGSLVLVGAAITWALMSIYVKIASETMSSLTITTFAIGIAFVLMTPLMGMEVVASGLPNMTMVLWLSVLYVGIISTAGAFFFWNKGLELMDASVGSLFFFFQPLVGGYLGWLVLDERLDRNFFIGAACIVTAVTWSTLAERRQKRISDARLASERHIL
- a CDS encoding Gfo/Idh/MocA family protein, whose product is MRQPKIGVVGLGGIAQKAYLPILSNSTSFELIGAYSPTVTKRDAICRAHRMESFTGLPELAASVDAAFVHSSTETHFDVVSYLLAHGVDVYVDKPLAATIEQAERLVELSEQTSRKLMVGFNRRFAPMYQHVKEAAPFHTLDFVKHRGDGLRGHDYQFTLLDDYLHVVDTLRYFAGSDLHLVTGHIETAETNGLHFARHVWQDEHGLHTTSMHRKAGVNHEGLVAINDGLRVTVDEMVTLHRFEHGAHSTKTFGSWDTLLTQRGFQGAIDHFISALTEDTPIMTDGREALITQQMVTDLFSLR
- a CDS encoding anti-sigma factor domain-containing protein — translated: MNACDQLIDYFNQHLTEDERIQFEAHLATCQTCQEELEQLEALVGGVAFLSEPAEPPSGMKARILDNVFAEDDTETESKLDEPTPITPFTATKKNQKTPWGALALAAALMLSLVGNGYLLLNQDDPSGIALTETVPLEGDSEGVAYLAEQDGERQLIVQTNGLDALEANEVYQVWLIKDDSPIPTGAFVTDAKGNGTVIYTLDSTESETDWDTVAVTKEPERGNTAPEGDIVLIASL
- a CDS encoding RNA polymerase sigma factor; protein product: MTDIELYERVRQKDKQALEALYDRYERILYAFVMQLTKDRDLAEEAMQEVFIKLWRGGGVYDDSKGKFKSWLFTMSRHVTIDLIRKRKPDLQLDESYAEAIPSPAPSVETEVEWQEERTQIETAMAELPVEQQQVVRLMYFQGLSQQKIADACGIPLGTVKGRIRLALKQLRRHLSHDLIDKEVER
- a CDS encoding HAD-IIB family hydrolase — protein: MKRFIEEGRTLICFDFDETYFPHACSAKQLKHLQQLEDFLENHSHRLSTMWVTGSSLETIIEKVKRAEMRYFPHRIAASLGTELYQVTATGQLELDPGYSSRFPHDFSGRVDHVVDRLGRTLAIEPQANLGTSAWMHNYYYYGESEAELALIRSAASDFGIAVNVSRCNPLAGDPDGAYDIDFIPQGAGKIAAVDYVCDRYAFQTEHAYAFGDSGNDLGMLRHVGNGYVLGNGTEEAKREHGRVTEGMYADGILEVLHRAMR
- a CDS encoding RNA polymerase sigma factor; this encodes MSFISDHDLYARLLNRDTSALELLYERYERILYSLALRLTTRADLAEAVLSEVFTDLWKRRLPLDLTTHRLKTHLFERVEAAALRLVASA